In the Procambarus clarkii isolate CNS0578487 unplaced genomic scaffold, FALCON_Pclarkii_2.0 HiC_scaffold_438, whole genome shotgun sequence genome, one interval contains:
- the LOC138361514 gene encoding uncharacterized protein gives MNLYLTELQSTSIESSELDEVIDELAQYEEDIRVKLLPYKKQIAKNKLTVTSTVRTDPEVKLPQINIPTFSGDENESWDDFWSKFLDAVDSKTNIPQTTKFTYLQGLLRKEALKVISNITLTSDGYASAVQLLQTNYDNKERTVTVLVQKLLDLPSANNSAESLQNFRLELESLLKALSLKVQIQSAEWMTKVVVKRKLTRETLDKLCTIYNTTF, from the coding sequence ATGAATTTGTATTTGACCGAACTGCAATCAACCTCTATAGAGAGTAGTGAACTTGATGAGGTTATAGATGAGTTAGCTCAGTATGAAGAAGATATTCGAGTTAAGCTTCTACCCTAtaagaagcaaattgctaaaaacaagctGACAGTAACTTCCACTGTACGTACAGATCCTGAGGTTAAATTACCTCAAATcaacatacccacattctctggtgatGAGAacgaaagttgggatgattttTGGAGTAAGTTCttagatgcagtagactctaaaactAACATTCCTCAAACCACCAAATTCACATATTTACAAGGCCTGTTAAGAAaggaagccttgaaagtaatctccaatataacactgaccagtgatggttacgcaTCAGCTGTACAATTGCTCcaaaccaactacgataacaaggagagaactgttactgtcttagttcaaaaattgctagatttacccTCTGCTAATAATTCTGCAGAGTCTCTCCAAAATTTCAGACTAGAGTTAGAGTctctactcaaggccttaagccttaaagtccaaatacAGTCAGCCGAATGGATGACTAAAGTAGTTGTTAAACGAAAATtaacaagagaaactttagataagttGTGTACTATTTACAATACGACCTTTTGA